A single region of the Microlunatus panaciterrae genome encodes:
- the pnuC gene encoding nicotinamide riboside transporter PnuC, with the protein MSELLLRFANAQLDLGLGKPILWREIVGNGFGLASALLGMRRRVAAWPIGIIGNIVLFTVFLGGVFHTPQNLDLWGQAGRQIFFFIVSVYGWYRWYQYRKNGSEGGVGVTPRWAGRRGLVELAVGAVVLYASFYFILKALGSWGPLADAWILTGSVLATYGMARGWVEFWLIWIAVDLVGVPLLLTAQYYPSAIMYAVYGAFCVIGFVSWWRIQRRERAVRPGDAGADQEVLTQPLG; encoded by the coding sequence ATCTCGGAACTGCTTCTGAGGTTTGCGAACGCCCAGCTCGACCTCGGTCTCGGCAAGCCCATTCTGTGGCGCGAGATCGTCGGCAACGGCTTTGGACTGGCCAGCGCACTGCTGGGCATGCGGCGCAGGGTGGCCGCCTGGCCGATCGGGATCATCGGCAACATCGTGCTGTTCACGGTCTTCCTCGGCGGTGTCTTCCACACCCCCCAGAACCTCGACCTGTGGGGCCAGGCCGGTCGGCAGATCTTCTTCTTCATCGTCAGCGTCTACGGCTGGTACCGGTGGTACCAGTACCGCAAGAACGGCTCCGAGGGCGGGGTCGGGGTCACACCCCGCTGGGCCGGTCGCCGAGGCCTGGTCGAGCTCGCCGTGGGCGCTGTGGTGCTCTACGCCTCCTTCTACTTCATCCTCAAGGCACTCGGCTCCTGGGGACCGCTGGCCGACGCCTGGATCCTCACCGGCTCGGTGCTGGCGACATACGGGATGGCGCGCGGCTGGGTCGAGTTCTGGCTGATCTGGATCGCGGTCGACCTCGTCGGCGTACCGCTGCTGCTGACAGCCCAGTACTATCCGTCGGCGATCATGTACGCGGTCTACGGCGCCTTCTGTGTGATCGGTTTCGTCTCCTGGTGGCGGATCCAGCGTCGTGAACGGGCCGTTCGGCCCGGTGACGCCGGAGCCGACCAGGAGGTGCTGACGCAGCCGTTAGGCTGA
- a CDS encoding phosphoribosyl-ATP diphosphatase, with translation MTYKTFDSLFQELSDKAANRPAGSATVASLDAGVHQIGKKIVEEAAEVWMAAEYQSTAEAAEEISQLLYHLQVMMLSLGLDLEDVYAHL, from the coding sequence GTGACCTACAAGACCTTCGACTCGCTCTTCCAGGAGCTCAGCGACAAGGCAGCCAACCGTCCGGCCGGATCCGCGACCGTGGCGAGCCTGGATGCGGGTGTGCACCAGATCGGGAAGAAGATCGTCGAGGAGGCGGCCGAGGTGTGGATGGCTGCGGAGTACCAGTCCACAGCGGAGGCGGCCGAGGAGATCAGCCAGCTGCTCTACCACCTGCAGGTGATGATGCTGTCGCTCGGTCTTGACCTCGAAGACGTGTACGCCCACCTCTGA
- the hisG gene encoding ATP phosphoribosyltransferase, whose product MNSHRPPRSSASLLRVAVPNKGSLSEAAAAMLREAGYAQRSDAKELVLLDEANGVEFFYLRPRDIAVYVGEGTLDVGITGRDMLVDSGAKATEVRPLGFARSRFRFAAPAGAELTVEKLHGLRLATSYPGLVQSYLAEHGVSTRMIKLDGAVETAIRLGVADVIADVVETGTTLRQNGLELFGEPILESEGILIRRSEAEPPVGLEPLVRRLNGVMVARNYVMMDYDASADIVDKASEITPGLESPTVSPLAREGWYAVRAMVPRKDAQQLMDDLWELGARAILVTDIAACRL is encoded by the coding sequence GTGAACTCCCACCGTCCGCCCAGATCGTCGGCCAGCCTGCTCAGAGTCGCCGTCCCCAACAAGGGCTCCCTCTCCGAGGCGGCAGCCGCGATGCTCCGCGAGGCCGGCTATGCGCAGCGGTCCGACGCCAAAGAGCTGGTCCTGCTGGACGAGGCCAACGGGGTGGAGTTCTTCTACCTCCGTCCGCGCGACATCGCCGTCTACGTCGGCGAGGGGACGCTGGACGTCGGCATCACCGGTCGGGACATGCTGGTGGACAGCGGTGCCAAGGCCACCGAGGTGCGTCCGCTTGGCTTCGCCCGCAGCCGGTTCCGGTTCGCCGCCCCGGCGGGCGCCGAGCTGACCGTCGAGAAGCTGCACGGCCTGCGGTTGGCCACGTCCTACCCGGGTCTGGTGCAGAGCTACCTCGCAGAGCACGGCGTCAGCACCCGGATGATCAAGCTGGACGGAGCGGTCGAGACAGCCATCCGGCTCGGGGTGGCCGATGTCATCGCCGACGTGGTCGAGACCGGCACGACGCTGCGACAGAACGGGCTGGAACTGTTCGGCGAGCCGATCCTGGAGTCGGAGGGCATCCTGATCCGCCGCTCGGAGGCCGAGCCCCCGGTCGGGCTGGAGCCTCTGGTGCGGCGCCTCAACGGCGTGATGGTGGCGCGAAACTACGTGATGATGGACTATGACGCGTCCGCCGACATCGTCGACAAGGCCTCCGAGATCACCCCGGGGCTGGAGTCGCCGACCGTCTCGCCGCTGGCCCGAGAGGGCTGGTACGCGGTCCGGGCGATGGTGCCGCGCAAGGACGCCCAGCAACTGATGGACGACCTGTGGGAGCTCGGCGCCAGGGCCATCCTGGTCACCGACATCGCCGCATGCCGGTTGTAG
- a CDS encoding PH domain-containing protein, which yields MPVVAPVVFRPFRLRIVAVIFTVALVVLCAVGWVALPPHLRAGFTFSQLLTLLAILGFLVFAMITMAASAVWADADGLLLRNGLRRHRVEWSRVHTILLRPGDPWALLLLKPSDGRPFQVDLDAEKRQLMGIQASDGPRAVRAVEELRARHRAFLASH from the coding sequence ATGCCGGTTGTAGCGCCGGTGGTGTTCCGCCCGTTCCGGTTGAGGATCGTGGCCGTGATCTTCACCGTCGCCCTGGTGGTGCTCTGCGCGGTCGGCTGGGTCGCCCTGCCGCCTCATCTCAGGGCGGGTTTCACCTTCTCGCAGCTCTTGACGCTGCTGGCGATTCTCGGCTTCCTCGTGTTCGCGATGATCACCATGGCCGCGAGTGCGGTCTGGGCGGACGCGGATGGGCTGCTGCTCCGCAACGGGCTGCGCCGGCACCGGGTGGAATGGTCGCGAGTGCATACGATCCTGCTGCGACCCGGCGACCCGTGGGCGCTGCTGCTGCTCAAGCCGAGCGACGGGCGCCCGTTCCAGGTCGACCTGGACGCCGAGAAGAGACAGTTGATGGGCATCCAGGCCAGCGACGGACCGCGTGCGGTGCGGGCGGTCGAGGAGCTTCGCGCGCGGCACCGCGCGTTCCTGGCGTCGCACTGA
- a CDS encoding SseB family protein, protein MAHERTLTDSAFPDDEGKATDLTRRLLAAADGSREPSDYLRAVAQLCADRVLVPVVATATSVATTVDGLTSDREAEMSVVMLQAGDGRRAMVVFTGMDALRAWSPQARPVPVTLDLAARSALADQAVALLVDHSGPHPLVIEGEVLDQLAQGHRLVDLPGGQFGWVVGEGSGHPDGSGGPDGQRDGRE, encoded by the coding sequence ATGGCGCACGAGCGAACCCTGACCGACTCCGCTTTCCCCGATGACGAGGGGAAGGCGACCGACCTCACCCGTCGGCTGCTCGCCGCCGCGGACGGCAGCAGGGAGCCGTCCGACTACCTGCGCGCGGTTGCGCAGCTCTGTGCCGACCGAGTGCTGGTGCCGGTGGTGGCGACCGCCACCAGCGTGGCGACCACGGTGGACGGGCTGACCTCGGATAGGGAGGCCGAGATGTCGGTGGTCATGCTGCAGGCCGGGGATGGCCGGCGCGCCATGGTGGTCTTCACCGGGATGGACGCGCTGCGGGCCTGGAGCCCGCAGGCCCGGCCGGTCCCGGTGACGCTGGATCTGGCCGCTCGGTCCGCCCTGGCCGACCAGGCTGTGGCGCTCTTGGTGGACCACTCGGGGCCGCATCCGCTGGTGATCGAGGGCGAGGTGCTTGACCAGCTCGCGCAGGGCCACCGGCTGGTGGACCTGCCCGGCGGCCAGTTCGGCTGGGTGGTGGGCGAGGGTAGCGGGCACCCCGACGGGTCGGGCGGGCCGGACGGGCAGAGAGACGGCCGGGAATAA
- the infC gene encoding translation initiation factor IF-3 translates to MCVLRVDRPSTFQLGGHISTEPRINDRIRVPEVRLVGPAGEQVGIVRIDDALRLAREAELDLVEVAPMARPPVAKLMDYGKFKYENAQKARETRRNQTNTVIKEMKLRPKIDSHDYETKKGHVVRFLKAGDKVKITIMFRGREQSRPELGYNLLKKLAEDVGEFGFVESSPKQDGRNMLMVLGPHKKKTEARAEVRAERDRRAAERQADAAAERTEQADHRAQAATEPHPKRKRGPVDNLDADIDLS, encoded by the coding sequence TTGTGCGTTCTCCGGGTCGATCGACCGTCAACTTTTCAACTTGGAGGACATATCAGCACCGAACCGCGAATCAACGATCGCATTCGCGTTCCCGAGGTCCGACTCGTCGGGCCCGCCGGGGAACAGGTGGGGATCGTGCGCATCGATGACGCCCTGCGCTTGGCGCGTGAGGCTGAACTCGATCTGGTGGAGGTCGCCCCGATGGCGCGTCCGCCGGTCGCCAAGCTCATGGACTACGGCAAGTTCAAGTACGAGAACGCGCAGAAGGCCCGTGAGACGCGTCGTAACCAGACGAACACCGTGATCAAGGAGATGAAGCTCCGGCCCAAGATCGACAGCCACGACTACGAGACCAAGAAGGGTCACGTCGTGCGGTTCCTCAAGGCCGGGGACAAGGTCAAGATCACGATCATGTTCCGGGGCCGTGAACAGTCACGCCCGGAGCTCGGCTACAACCTGCTGAAGAAGCTGGCCGAGGATGTCGGCGAGTTCGGTTTCGTCGAGTCGTCCCCGAAGCAGGACGGTCGCAACATGCTGATGGTGTTGGGACCGCACAAGAAGAAGACGGAGGCGCGGGCGGAGGTCCGGGCGGAGCGCGACCGCAGGGCAGCGGAGCGGCAGGCCGATGCGGCTGCCGAGCGCACCGAGCAGGCCGATCATCGGGCCCAGGCCGCCACCGAGCCCCACCCGAAGCGGAAGCGCGGCCCGGTCGACAACCTCGACGCTGACATCGACCTGAGTTAG
- the rpmI gene encoding 50S ribosomal protein L35: MPKMKTHSGAKKRFKITGSGKVMHRKAGKMHLNEHKPTTRTRRLDGDAVMSKGDAQKAKKLLGK; this comes from the coding sequence ATGCCGAAGATGAAGACGCACTCCGGTGCCAAGAAGCGGTTCAAGATCACCGGCTCGGGCAAGGTGATGCACCGCAAGGCCGGCAAGATGCACCTCAACGAGCACAAGCCGACCACCCGCACCCGGCGTCTCGACGGCGATGCCGTGATGTCCAAGGGCGACGCCCAGAAGGCCAAGAAGCTGCTCGGCAAGTGA
- the rplT gene encoding 50S ribosomal protein L20, with translation MARVKRSVNAHKKRREVLDQAAGYRGQRSRLYRKAKEQVTHSLVYAYRDRRARKGDFRKLWIQRINAAARAEGMTYNRFISGLKAAGVEVDRKILADLAVTDPKAFAVLVGVAKANVPIADSSAA, from the coding sequence ATGGCACGCGTCAAGCGTTCTGTTAATGCGCACAAGAAGCGTCGTGAAGTTCTGGACCAGGCTGCCGGCTACCGCGGCCAACGTTCGCGCCTCTACCGCAAGGCCAAGGAGCAGGTGACCCACTCCCTGGTCTACGCCTACCGCGACCGTCGCGCCCGCAAGGGTGATTTCCGCAAGCTGTGGATCCAGCGGATCAACGCCGCTGCCCGTGCGGAGGGCATGACCTACAACCGCTTCATCTCCGGCCTCAAGGCCGCCGGGGTCGAGGTCGACCGCAAGATCCTCGCCGACCTGGCTGTCACCGACCCCAAGGCGTTCGCCGTCCTGGTCGGGGTCGCCAAGGCCAACGTGCCGATCGCGGACTCGTCTGCGGCCTGA
- a CDS encoding TrmH family RNA methyltransferase, whose translation MSANDEPTRLSPASQAQIRSARRLVRRKERIRAGLFLAEGRQAVREALAAAGVVAALFVGGSSVERHGDLIQSARAVGVEPRLLSDQDIAGLSDTVTPQGVVAVCRVIDVSLDQALAGDPRLVVCCAQVRDPGNAGTVIRCADAFGADAVLLSEGSVDLYNAKTVRATVGSLFHLPLVQGVELATTLAECRRRGLQVLAADGAGAVDLDELKGSGGLARPTVWLMGNEAWGLPAEDARLADQVVRVPIYGAAESLNLSTAAAVCLYATAAEQRHRSTGQSGAATTGQPS comes from the coding sequence ATCTCCGCCAACGACGAGCCGACCAGACTGAGTCCTGCCAGCCAGGCTCAGATCCGGTCGGCTCGTCGGCTTGTTCGGCGCAAGGAGCGGATCAGGGCCGGGTTGTTCCTGGCGGAGGGCCGGCAGGCGGTCCGCGAGGCACTGGCCGCAGCCGGGGTGGTCGCCGCGCTGTTCGTCGGCGGCTCGAGCGTCGAGCGGCACGGCGACCTGATCCAGTCGGCCCGGGCGGTCGGGGTCGAACCGCGGCTGCTGTCAGACCAGGACATCGCCGGTCTCAGCGACACGGTGACCCCACAGGGCGTGGTCGCCGTCTGCCGCGTCATCGACGTGTCGCTGGATCAGGCGCTGGCGGGTGATCCCCGGCTGGTGGTCTGCTGCGCCCAGGTGCGCGACCCGGGCAACGCCGGCACGGTCATCCGCTGCGCCGACGCCTTCGGCGCGGACGCGGTGCTGCTCAGCGAGGGCTCGGTCGACCTCTACAACGCCAAGACGGTGCGCGCCACCGTCGGCAGCCTGTTTCATCTGCCGCTGGTGCAGGGAGTGGAGCTGGCGACCACGCTGGCCGAGTGCCGCCGGCGAGGTTTGCAGGTGCTGGCGGCCGACGGTGCCGGCGCTGTCGACCTGGACGAGCTGAAAGGATCCGGTGGCCTGGCCCGACCGACGGTGTGGCTGATGGGTAACGAGGCGTGGGGGTTGCCGGCCGAGGACGCCCGACTCGCCGATCAGGTGGTGCGGGTGCCCATCTACGGCGCCGCGGAGAGTCTCAACCTGAGCACCGCCGCTGCGGTCTGCCTCTATGCCACCGCCGCTGAGCAGCGGCACAGGTCCACCGGCCAGTCCGGTGCGGCGACGACCGGTCAGCCTTCCTAG